A region of Zeugodacus cucurbitae isolate PBARC_wt_2022May chromosome 5, idZeuCucr1.2, whole genome shotgun sequence DNA encodes the following proteins:
- the LOC128921956 gene encoding tigger transposable element-derived protein 1-like, with protein MLLLMDNAPGHPIYSDDISENIKVVFMPPNTTTIIQPLDQGSYYLRRTFSQLIEATDKADTLTIPQFWKDYNIKMAVENIGFAWKEVKVTCMNGSWGNIWPECLLKNNVPINDIPTVREEIANLARENNIEGMGIEDINELLNLQDEELTNEMLLTFGTEHTLDDETDPTVIQTEPKKLTTAQIAKAMELVEQAIEIFCNNDPNENRSAKASQSLSDAIQCYKNVYMEKKAVFIQQTLDAFLCKNVTQPEEIMND; from the coding sequence ATGCTGTTACTGATGGACAATGCTCCAGGACATCCCATATATTCAGATgatatttctgaaaatataaaagttgTTTTTATGCCTCCTAACACCACCACTATCATACAGCCGTTGGATCAAGGCTCTTACTATCTACGGCGAACATTTTCTCAACTTATAGAAGCAACTGATAAAGCAGATACATTAACCATACCGCAGTTTTGGAAGGATTACAATATCAAGATGGCTGTCGAAAATATTGGCTTTGCATGGAAAGAAGTTAAAGTGACTTGTATGAATGGAAGTTGGGGAAATATATGGCCAGAGTGCTTGCTTAAAAACAATGTTCCGATTAACGATATACCAACTGTTCGGGAAGAAATTGCTAATCTGGCTAGGGAAAATAATATTGAAGGAATGGGGATTGAGGATATCAACGAACTGTTAAACTTACAGGATGAAGAGCTcacaaacgaaatgttattaacTTTTGGTACTGAACATACGTTGGATGATGAAACTGATCCCACCGTTATCCAAACagaaccaaaaaagctaacaacTGCGCAAATTGCAAAAGCGATGGAACTGGTAGAACAGGcgattgaaattttttgcaacAATGATCCCAATGAAAATCGTAGTGCCAAGGCAAGTCAATCTCTTTCCGACGCCATACAATGctacaaaaatgtttacatgGAGAAAAAAGCAGTTTTTATACAACAAACTTTGGAcgcatttttatgcaaaaatgtaaCTCAGCCCGAAGAAATTATGAACGACTAA